A genomic region of Gemmatimonadota bacterium contains the following coding sequences:
- a CDS encoding arsenate reductase ArsC, with the protein MNRVLILCTGNSCRSQMAQGLFSHLSNGTYDAYS; encoded by the coding sequence ATGAACCGCGTACTCATCCTCTGCACGGGCAACTCTTGCCGCAGCCAAATGGCGCAAGGACTATTTAGCCATCTGAGCAATGGCACCTACGACGCCTATAGC